From a single Scomber japonicus isolate fScoJap1 chromosome 12, fScoJap1.pri, whole genome shotgun sequence genomic region:
- the LOC128368642 gene encoding tripartite motif-containing protein 16-like: MAQQGAQLDGAKFCCSICLDLLKDPVTIPCGHSYCMSCINNFWDEEDKKEIYSCPQCRQTFTPRPVLVKNTMLADLVEELKKTGLQAAAADLCYAGPEDVACDVCTGRKLKAFKSCLVCLASYCENHLQRHYNVTPLKKHKLVDPSKKLQENICSHHDEVMKIFCRTDQQSICYLCTMDEHKGHDTVPAKAERTERQRELEVSRLNIQQRIQDREKDVKLLQQEVEAVSLSADKAVEDSEKIFTELIHLLQKRSSDVKQQIRSQQETEVSGVKELQEKLQQEITELKRKDAELKQLSHTEDHNQFLHNYPSVSQLSEPTDSSSINIRPLRYFEDVTAAVSELRDKLQDILKEEWTNISLTVTEVDVLLSDSKSEPKTRAEFLKYSHEITLDPNTANTELLLSDGNRKAKLMGQQKSYSSHPDRFTGYYYQVLSRESLTGRCYWEVERSGGGVCVAVAYKNISRADSMECRFGCNDKSWALYWHSNSYTYWFNDISTPVSGPVSSRVGVYLDHRAGILSFYSVSETMTLLHRVQTTFTQPLYAGVRLLDNGNTAELCKVK, encoded by the coding sequence ATGGCGCAGCAAGGAGCTCAGCTGGACGGAGCTAAATTCTGCTGTTCCATCtgtttggatctactgaaggatccggtgactattccctgtggacacagctactgcatgagctgtattaacaaCTTCTGGGATGAAGAGGATAAGAAGGAAATCTATAGctgtcctcagtgcagacagaccttcacaccgaggcctgtcctggtaaaaaacaccatgttagcagatttagtggaggagctgaagaagactggactccaagctgctgctgctgatctctgctatgctggacctgaagatgtggcctgtgatgtctgcactgggaggaagctgaaagccttcaagtcctgtctggtctgtctggcatcttactgtgagaatcacctccagcgtCACTATAATGTAACtccactgaagaaacacaagctggtcgatccctccaagaagctccaggagaacatctgctctcatcatgatgaggtgatgaagatattctgccgtactgatcagcagagtatctgttatctgtgcactatggatgaacataaaggccacgacacagtcccagctaaagcagaaaggactgagaggcagagagagctcgaggtgagtcgactaaacatccagcagagaatccaggacagagagaaagatgtgaagctgcttcaacaggaggtggaggccgtcagtctctctgctgataaagcagtggaggacagtgagaagatcttcactgagctgatccatctcctccagaaaagaagctctgatgtgaagcagcagatcagatcccagcaggaaactgaagtgagtggagtcaaagagcttcaggagaagctgcagcaggagatcactgagctgaagaggaaagacgctgaactgaagcagctctcacacacagaggatcacaaccagtttctacacaactacccctcagtgtcacaactcagtgaacctacagactcatccagcatcaatatccgtcctctcagatactttgaggatgtgacagcagctgtgtcagagctcagagataaactacaggacatcctgaaggaggaatggacaaacatctcactgacagtgactgaagtggacgttttattGTCAGATTCAAAatcagagcccaagaccagagctgagttcttaaaatattcacatgaaatcactctggatccaaacacagcaaacacagagctgttattatctgatgggaacagaaaagcaaaacTAATGGGACAACAaaagtcttattctagtcatccagacagattcactggtTATTATtatcaggtcctgagtagagagagtctgactggacgttgttactgggaggtggagaggagcgGAGGAGGAGTTTgcgtagcagtcgcatacaagaatatcagcagagcagactCAATGGAATGTAGATTTGGATGCAATGATAAATCGTGGGCTTTATATTGGCACAGTAACAGTTATACATACTGGTTCAACGACATCTCAACTCCTGTCTCAGGTCCTGTTTcatccagagtcggagtgtacctggatcacagagcaggtattctgtccttctacagcgtctctgaaaccatgactctcctccacagagtccagaccacattcactcagcctctctatgctggagttAGACTTTTAGATAATGGaaacacagctgagttgtgtaaagtgaaatag
- the LOC128369787 gene encoding uncharacterized protein LOC128369787: MAQQGAQLDGAKFCCSICLDLLKDPVTIPCGHSYCMSCINNFWDEEDKKEIYSCPQCRQTFTPRPVLVKNTMLADLVEELKKTGLQAAAADHCYAGPEDVACDVCTGRKLKAFKSCLTCPASYCEKHLQPHYDAPPLKKHKLVDPSEKLQENICSRHDEVMKMFCRTDQQIICYLCSVDEHKGHDTVSAAAEKTERQRELEVSRLNIQQRIQDREKDVKLLQQEVEAVSRSADKVVEDSEKIFTELIRLLQKRSSDVKQQIRSQQETEVSGVKELQEKLQQEITELKRKDAELKQLSHTEDHNQFLHNYPSVSQLSEPTDSSSINIRPLRYFEDVTAAVSELRDKLQDILRDKWTNISLAVTEVDVLLSESKSEPKTRAGFLRYSHEITLDPNTANTHLLLSDGNRKAERVSQQQSYSSHPDRFTVWQQVLSRESLTGRCYWEVEMSGRGVRVAVAYKNISRAGRSNESIFGYNDKSWALHCGNDSYTFWFNSISTPISGPVSSRVGVYLDHRAGILTFYSVSETMTLLHRVQTTFTQPLYAGLWLFYHEDTAELCKACWDGSDELNLFPQMPDCQEIRAQTSITSQKVKLRQSLLLRGEMAQQGAQLDGAKFCCSICLDLLKDPVTIPCGHSYCMSCINNFWDEEDKKEIYSCPQCRQTFTPRPVLVKNTMFAALLEELKKTGLQAAPADHCYAGPEDVACDVCTGRKLKAFKSCLQCLVSYCEKHLQPHYTVGQFKKHKLVDPSEKLQENICSRHDEVMKMFCRTDQQIICYLCSVDEHKGHDTVTAAAEITERQRELEVSRLNIQQKIQDREKDVKLLQQEVEAVSRSADKAVEDSEKIFTQLIRLLQKRSSDVKQQIRSQQETEVNRVKELQEKLQQEITELKRKDAELKQLSHTEDHNQFLHNYPSVSQLSDPADSSGIDMRLLRYFEDVTAAVSELRDKLQDILKEEWTNISLAVTEVDVLLSESKSEPKTRAGFLRYSREITLDPNTAHTQLLLSDGNRKAEVTGHQQSYSSHPERFTGWQQVLSRESLTGRCYWEVERSGTGVRVAVAYKNISRTGGSNEYIFGCNDKSWALHYNSNSYEFWFNNIKTLVSGPRSSRVGVYLDHRAGILSFYSFSETMTLLHRVQTTFTHPLYAGVSLCYQYGDTAELCKVK; encoded by the exons ATGGCGCAGCAAGGAGCTCAGCTGGACGGAGCTAAATTCTGCTGTTCCATCtgtttggatctactgaaggatccggtgactattccctgtggacacagctactgcatgagctgtattaacaacttctgggatgaagaggataagaaggaaatctacagctgccctcagtgcagacagaccttcacaccgaggcctgtcctggtaaaaaacaccatgttagcagatttagtggaggagctgaagaagactggactccaagctgctgctgctgatcactgctatgctggacctgaagatgtggcctgtgatgtctgcactgggaggaagctgaaagccttcaagtcctgtttGACTTGTCCAGCATCTTACTGTGAGAAACACCTCCAACCTCATTATGATGCACCTCCactaaagaaacacaagctggtcgaCCCCTCAGAGAAGCTCCaagagaacatctgctctcgtcatgatgaggtgatgaagatgttctgccgtactgatcagcagattatctgttatctctgctctgtggatgaacataaaggccacgacacagtctcagctgcagcagaaaagactgagaggcagagagagctcgaggtgagtcgactaaacatccagcagagaatccaggacagagagaaagatgtgaagctgcttcaacaggaggtggaggccgtcagtcgctctgctgataaagtagtggaggacagtgagaagatcttcactgaactgatccgtctcctccagaaaagaagctctgatgtgaagcagcagatcagatcccagcaggaaactgaagtgagtggagtcaaagagcttcaggagaagctgcagcaggagatcactgagctgaagaggaaagacgctgaactgaagcagctttcacatacagaggatcacaaccagtttctacacaactacccctcagtgtcacaactcagtgaacctacagactcatccagcatcaatatccgtcctctgagatactttgaggatgtgacagcagctgtgtcagagctcagagataaactacaggacatcctgagggacaaatggacaaacatctcactggcagtgactgaagtggacgttttactgtcagaatcAAAatcagagcccaagaccagagctggattcttaagatattcacatgaaatcactctggatccaaacacagcaaacacacacctgttattatctgatgggaacagaaaagcagaacgAGTGAgtcaacaacagtcttattctagtcatccagacagattcactgtttggcagcaggtcctgagtagagagagtctgactggacgttgttactgggaggtggagatGAGTGGGAGAGGAGTTcgtgtagcagtcgcatacaagaatatcagcagagcaggacgtTCAAATGAAAGTATATTTGGAtacaatgacaaatcttgggctttaCATTGTGGCAATGACAGTTATACATTCTGGTTCAACAGCATCTCAACTCCCATCTcaggtcctgtttcctccagagtcggagtgtacctggatcacagagcaggtattctgaccttctacagcgtctctgaaaccatgactctcctccacagagtccagaccacattcactcagcctctctatgctggactttggcTTTTTTATCATGAagacacagctgagttgtgtaaa GCGTGTTGGGACGGATCAGACGAGCTGAACCTGTTCCCTCAGATGCCGGACTGTCAGGAG ATCAGAGCTCAAACTAGTATCACTTCtcagaaagtgaaactcagacagtcattGTTACTGAGAGGTGAAATGGCGCAGCAAGGAGCTCAGCTGGACGGAGCTAAATTCTGCTGTTCCATCtgtttggatctactgaaggatccggtgactattccctgtggacacagctactgcatgagctgtattaacaacttctgggatgaagaggataagaaggaaatctacagctgtcctcagtgcagacagaccttcacaccgaggcctgtcctggtAAAAAACACTATGTTTGCTGCTTTattggaggagctgaagaagactggactccaagctgctcctgctgatcactgctatgctggacctgaagatgtggcctgtgatgtctgcactgggaggaagctgaaagccttcaagtcctgtcttcAGTGTCTggtctcttactgtgagaaacacctccagcctcattacaCTGTtggtcaatttaaaaaacacaagctggtggacccctcggagaagctccaggagaacatctgctctcgtcatgatgaggtgatgaagatgttctgccgtactgatcagcagattatctgttatctctgctctgtggatgaacataaaggtcATGACACAgtcacagctgcagcagaaataactgagaggcagagagagctcgaggtgagtcgactaaacatccagcagaaaatccaggacagagagaaagatgtgaagctgcttcaacaggaggtggaggccgtcagtcgctctgctgataaagcagtggaggacagtgagaagatcttcactcagctgatccgtctcctccagaaaagaagctctgatgtgaagcagcagatcagatcccagcaggaaactgaagtgaatcgagtcaaagagcttcaggagaagctgcagcaggagatcactgagctgaagaggaaagacgctgaactgaaacagctctcacacacagaggatcacaaccagtttctacacaactacccctcagtgtcacaactcagtgaccCTGCAGACTCATCCGGCATTGATATGCGTCttctgagatactttgaggatgtgacagcagctgtgtcagagctcagagataaactacaggacatcctgaaggaggaatggacaaacatctcactggcagtgactgaagtggacgttttactgtcagaatcAAAatcagagcccaagaccagagctggattcttgagatattcacgtgaaatcactctggatccaaacacagcacacacacagctgttattatctgatgggaacagaaaagcagaagtAACAGGTCAccaacagtcttattctagtcatccCGAGAGATTCACTGGATGGCagcaggtcctgagtagagagagtctgactggacgttgttactgggaggtggagaggagcgGGACAGGAGTTcgtgtagcagtcgcatacaagaatatcagcagaacAGGAGGCtcaaatgaatatatatttggatgcaatgacaaatcttgggctttacattataacagtaacagTTATGAATTctggttcaacaacattaaaactctcgtctcaggtcctcgttcctccagagtcggagtgtacctggatcacagagcaggtattctgtccttctacagcttctctgaaaccatgactctcctccacagagtccagaccacattcactcaccctctctatgctggagttTCGCTTTGTTATCAATATGGagacacagctgagttgtgtaaagtgaaatag
- the LOC128369788 gene encoding E3 ubiquitin/ISG15 ligase TRIM25-like, giving the protein MAQQGAQLDGAKFCCSICLDLLKDPVTIPCGHSYCMSCINNFWDEEDKKEIYSCPQCRQTFTPRPVLVKNTMFAALLEELKKTGLQAAPADHCYAGPEDVACDVCTGRKLKAFKSCLQCLVSYCEKHLQPHYTVGQFKKHKLVDPSEKLQENICSRHDEVMKMFCRTDQQIICYLCSVDEHKGHDTVTAAAEITERQRELEVSRLNIQQKIQDREKDVKLLQQEVEAVSRSADKAVEDSEKIFTQLIRLLQKRSSDVKQQIRSQQETEVNRVKELQEKLQQEITELKRKDAELKQLSHTEDHNQFLHNYPSVSQLSDPADSSGIDMRLLRYFEDVTAAVSELRDKLQDILKEEWTNISLAVTEVDVLLSESKSEPKTRAGFLRYSREITLDPNTAHTQLLLKVKLRQSLLLRGEMAQQGAQLDGAKFCCSICLDLLKDPVTIPCGHSYCMSCIDNFWDEEDKKEIYSCPQCRQTFTPRPVLVKSTMLADIVEELKKTGLQAAAADLCYAGPEDVACDVCTGRKLKAFKSCLVCLVSYCENHLQPHYESTKFKKHKLVEPSETLQENICSRHDEVMKMFCCTDQQIICYLCSVDEHKGHNTVSAAAERTERQRELEVSRLNIQQRIQDREKDVKLLQQEVEAVSRSADKAVEDSEKIFTQMIRLLQKRSSDVKQQIRSQQETEVSGVKELQEKLQQEITELKRKDAELKQLSHTEDHNQFLHNYPSVSQLSEPTDSSSINIRPLRYFEDVTAAVSELRDKLQDILKEEWTNISLTVTEVDVLLSGPEPKTRAGFLRYSHEITLDPNTAHTYLLLSDGNRKATYMNQQQYYSSHPDRFTGWQQVLSRESLTGRCYWEVEWSGYGVRVAVAYKNISRAGNPNEYGFGHNDKSWALYYSNNKYEFRFNNISTPVSGPRSSRVGVYLDHRAGILSFYSVSETMTLLHRVQTTFTQPLYAGVSLCYAIGDTAELCKVK; this is encoded by the exons ATGGCGCAGCAAGGAGCTCAGCTGGACGGAGCTAAATTCTGCTGTTCCATCtgtttggatctactgaaggatccggtgactattccctgtggacacagctactgcatgagctgtattaacaacttctgggatgaagaggataagaaggaaatctacagctgtcctcagtgcagacagaccttcacaccgaggcctgtcctggtAAAAAACACTATGTTTGCTGCTTTattggaggagctgaagaagactggactccaagctgctcctgctgatcactgctatgctggacctgaagatgtggcctgtgatgtctgcactgggaggaagctgaaagccttcaagtcctgtcttcAGTGTCTggtctcttactgtgagaaacacctccagcctcattacaCTGTtggtcaatttaaaaaacacaagctggtggacccctcggagaagctccaggagaacatctgctctcgtcatgatgaggtgatgaagatgttctgccgtactgatcagcagattatctgttatctctgctctgtggatgaacataaaggtcATGACACAgtcacagctgcagcagaaataactgagaggcagagagagctcgaggtgagtcgactaaacatccagcagaaaatccaggacagagagaaagatgtgaagctgcttcaacaggaggtggaggccgtcagtcgctctgctgataaagcagtggaggacagtgagaagatcttcactcagctgatccgtctcctccagaaaagaagctctgatgtgaagcagcagatcagatcccagcaggaaactgaagtgaatcgagtcaaagagcttcaggagaagctgcagcaggagatcactgagctgaagaggaaagacgctgaactgaaacagctctcacacacagaggatcacaaccagtttctacacaactacccctcagtgtcacaactcagtgaccCTGCAGACTCATCCGGCATTGATATGCGTCttctgagatactttgaggatgtgacagcagctgtgtcagagctcagagataaactacaggacatcctgaaggaggaatggacaaacatctcactggcagtgactgaagtggacgttttactgtcagaatcAAAatcagagcccaagaccagagctggattcttgagatattcacgtgaaatcactctggatccaaacacagcacacacacagctgttatta aaagtgaaactcagacagtcattGTTACTGAGAGGTGAAATGGCGCAGCAAGGAGCTCAGCTGGACGGAGCTAAATTCTGCTGTTCCATCtgtttggatctactgaaggatccggtgactattccctgtggacacagctactgcatgagctgtattgacaacttctgggatgaagaggataagaaggaaatctacagctgtcctcagtgcagacagaccttcacaccgagACCTGTCCTGGTAAAAAGTACCATGTTAGCAGATAtagtggaggagctgaagaagactggactccaagctgctgctgctgatctctgctatgctggacctgaagatgtggcctgtgatgtctgcactgggaggaagctgaaagccttcaagtcctgtctggtgtgtctggtctcttactgtgagaatcacctccagcctcattatgaaTCAACAAAAtttaagaaacacaagctggtggagccctcggagacgctccaggagaacatctgctctcgtcatgatgaggtgatgaagatgttctgttgtactgatcagcagattatctgttatctctgctctgtggatgaacataaaggccacaacacagtctcagctgcagcagaaaggactgagaggcagagagagcttgaggtgagtcgactaaacatccagcagagaatccaggacagagagaaagatgtgaagctgcttcaacaggaggtggaggccgtcagtcgctctgctgataaagcagtggaggacagtgagaagatcttcactcagatgatccgtctcctccagaaaagaagctctgatgtgaagcagcagatcagatcccagcaggaaactgaagtgagtggagtcaaagagcttcaggagaagctgcagcaggagatcactgagctgaagaggaaagacgctgaactgaagcagctctcacacacagaggatcacaaccagtttctacacaactacccctcagtgtctcaactcagtgaacctacagactcatccagcatcaatatccgtcctctgagatactttgaggatgtgacagcagctgtgtcagagctcagagataaactacaggacatcctgaaggaggaatggacaaacatctcactgacagtgactgaagtggacgttttactgtcaggaccagaacccaagaccagagctggattcttaagatattcacatgaaatcactctggatccaaacacagcacacacatatctgttattatctgatgggaacagaaaagcaacaTACATGAATCAACAACAGTATTATTCtagtcatccagacagattcactggatggcagcaggtcctgagtagagagagtctgactggacgttgttactgggaggtggagtggagcggGTACGGAGTTcgtgtagcagtcgcatacaagaatatcagcagagcaggaaacCCAAATGAATATGGATTTGGAcacaatgacaaatcttgggctttaTATTATTCCAATAACAAATATGAATTCCGGTTCAACAACATCtcaactcccgtctcaggtcctcgttcctccagagtcggagtgtacctggatcacagagcaggtattctgtccttctacagcgtctctgaaaccatgactctcctccacagagtccagaccacattcactcagcctctctatgctggagttTCGCTATGTTATGCTATTGGagacacagctgagttgtgtaaagtgaaatag
- the LOC128368640 gene encoding tripartite motif-containing protein 16-like codes for MAQQGAQLDGAKFCCSICLDLLKDPVTIPCGHSYCMSCINNFWDEEDKKEIYSCPQCRQSFTPRPVLVKNTMLADLVEELKKTGLQSAPADLCYAGPEDVACDVCTGRKLKAFKSCLVCLASYCEKHLQRHYNVAPLKKHKLVDPSKKLQENICSHHDEVMKIFCRTDKKCICYLCTMDEHKGHDTVPVKAERTERQRELEVSRLNIQQRIQDREKDVKLLQQEVEAVSRSADKAVEDSEKIFTELIRLLQKRSSDVKQQIRSQQETEVSGVKELQEKLQQEITELKRKDAELKQLSHTEDHNQFLHNYPSVSQLSEPTDSSSINIRPLRYFEDVTAAVSELRDKLQDILKEEWTNISLTVTEVDVLLPGPEPKTRAEFLRYSHEITLDPNTTNTWLLLSDGNRKATYTSKKQPYSSHPDRFSNYCQVLSRESLTGRCYWEVEWSGGGVRVAVAYKNISRAGGSNECGFGYNDKSWALQYYNNSYEFWFNNIETPVSGPVSSRVGVYLDHRAGILSFYSVSETMTLLHRVQTTFTQPLYAGVQFYSNNSGDTVELCKVK; via the coding sequence ATGGCGCAGCAAGGAGCTCAGCTGGACGGAGCTAAATTCTGCTGTTCCATCtgtttggatctactgaaggatccagtgactattccctgtggacacagctactgcatgagctgtattaacaacttctgggatgaagaggataagaaggaaatctacagctgtcctcagtgcagacagtccttcacaccgaggcctgtcctggtaaaaaacaccatgttagcagatttagtggaggagctgaagaagactggactccaatctgctcctgctgatctctgctatgctggacctgaagatgtggcctgtgatgtctgcactgggaggaagctgaaagccttcaagtcctgtctggtctGTCTGGCATCTTACTGTGAGAAACACCTGCAGCGTCACTATAATGTAGCtccactgaagaaacacaagctggtcgatccctccaagaagctccaggagaacatctgctctcatcatgatgaggtgatgaagatattctgccgtacagataagaagtgtatctgttatctgtgcactatggatgaacataaaggccacgacacagtcccagttaaagcagaaaggactgagaggcagagagagctcgaggtgagtcgactaaacatccagcagagaatccaggacagagagaaagatgtgaagctgcttcaacaggaggtggaggccgtcagtcgttctgctgataaagcagtggaggacagtgagaagatcttcactgagctgatccgtctcctccagaaaagaagctctgatgtgaagcagcagatcagatcccagcaggaaactgaagtgagtggagtcaaagagcttcaggagaagctgcagcaggagatcactgagctgaagaggaaagacgctgaactgaagcagctctcacacacagaggatcacaaccagtttctacacaactacccctcagtgtcacaactcagtgaacctacagactcatccagcatcaatatccgtcctctcagatactttgaggatgtgacagcagctgtgtcagagctcagagataaactacaggacatcctgaaggaggaatggacaaacatctcactgacagtgactgaagtggacgttttactgccaggaccagagcccaagaccagagctgagttcttaagatattcacatgaaatcactctggatccaaacacaacaaacacatggctgttattatctgatgggaacagaaaagcaacaTACACGAGTAAAAAACAGCCTTATTCtagtcatccagacagattcagTAATTATtgtcaggtcctgagtagagagagtctgactggacgttgttactgggaggtggagtggagcggAGGAGGAGTCcgtgtagcagtcgcatacaagaatatcagcagagcaggaggctCAAATGAATGTGGATTTGGAtacaatgacaaatcttgggctttaCAGTATTACAATAACAGTTATGAATTCTGGTTCAACAACATTgaaactcccgtctcaggtcctgtttcctccagagtaggagtgtacctggatcacagagcaggtattctgtccttctacagcgtctctgaaaccatgactctcctccacagagtccagaccacattcactcagcctctctatgctggagttCAGTTTTATTCTAATAATTCTGGAGACACCgttgagttgtgtaaagtgaaatag